A genome region from Arthrobacter sp. V1I9 includes the following:
- the uvrA gene encoding excinuclease ABC subunit UvrA, whose protein sequence is MPKAVAEESAIQSVEVTVAPSTPPKRPDLSRLVVKGAREHNLRNVDLDLPRDAMIVFTGLSGSGKSSLAFDTIFAEGQRRYVESLSAYARQFLGQVDKPDVDFIEGLSPAVSIDQKSTSKNPRSTVGTITEIYDYMRLLWARVGRPHCPVCGEPVAKQTPQQIVDQLLELDEGTRFQVLAPVVRGRKGEFVDLFKELTAKGYSRARVDGNLVQLSDPPKLGKQFKHTIEVVVDRLVVKEGISQRLTDSIETALGLAEGRVLAEFVDLDADDPHRLRAFSENLACPNEHPLAIDEIEPRSFSFNNPFGACAACSGIGTKLEVDEELIVPNTELSLSEGAIAPWSLGTATTEYWNRLLEGLAKELGFSMETPWEKLGSDVRQTVLHGKDHKVVVQYKNRFGRERKYSTGFEGAIQYVHRKHGETDSDWARDRYEEYMRQIPCPACNGARLNPASLSVLINGKSIADVAALPMRDCADFLNNLVLTGREAQIAHQVLKEIQARLTFLLDVGLEYLNLERPSATLSGGEAQRIRLATQIGSGLVGVLYVLDEPSIGLHQRDNRRLIDTLTRLRDMGNTLIVVEHDEDTIHVADWVVDIGPGAGEHGGQVVHSGSYKDLLENTASLTGDYLSGRKKIDVPKKRRKYDKKRELKVVGARENNLVNVDAAFPLGLFTAVTGVSGSGKSTLVNEILYKVLANKLNGAKQVAGRHKTVQGLEHLDKVVHVDQSPIGRTPRSNPATYTGVFDNIRKLFAETTEAKVRGYLPGRFSFNVKGGRCEACSGDGTLKIEMNFLPDVYVPCEVCHGARYNRETLEVHYKGKTIADVLNMPIEEGAEFFAAFSPIARHLNTLVDVGLGYVRLGQPATTLSGGEAQRVKLAAELQKRSNGRSVYVLDEPTTGLHFEDIRKLLMVLQGLVDKGNTVITIEHNLDVIKSADWIVDLGPDGGSGGGQIVAAGTPEQLAKSTTSHTAAFLAEILP, encoded by the coding sequence TTCACCGGGTTGTCCGGCTCCGGCAAGTCATCCCTCGCGTTCGACACCATCTTCGCCGAAGGCCAGCGCCGCTACGTCGAATCGCTCTCCGCCTACGCACGGCAGTTCCTCGGCCAGGTGGACAAGCCCGACGTCGACTTCATCGAGGGGCTCTCCCCAGCCGTCTCCATCGACCAGAAGTCCACCAGCAAGAACCCCCGCTCCACCGTGGGAACCATCACCGAAATCTACGACTACATGCGTTTGCTCTGGGCGCGCGTGGGCCGGCCGCACTGCCCGGTGTGCGGCGAGCCCGTAGCCAAGCAGACGCCCCAGCAGATTGTTGACCAGCTGCTTGAGTTGGACGAGGGAACACGTTTCCAGGTCCTGGCTCCCGTGGTCCGCGGCCGGAAGGGGGAGTTTGTTGACCTTTTCAAGGAGCTGACCGCCAAGGGCTATTCCCGTGCACGCGTGGACGGCAACCTCGTCCAGCTGAGCGACCCGCCGAAGCTGGGCAAGCAGTTTAAGCACACCATTGAAGTTGTGGTGGACCGCCTGGTGGTCAAGGAAGGCATCAGCCAGCGGTTGACCGATTCCATCGAAACCGCGCTTGGCCTGGCCGAGGGCAGGGTCCTGGCCGAATTTGTGGACCTCGATGCGGATGATCCGCACCGGCTCCGGGCTTTCTCCGAGAACCTGGCGTGCCCGAACGAACACCCGCTGGCCATCGACGAAATCGAGCCGCGGTCCTTCTCCTTCAACAACCCCTTCGGCGCCTGCGCGGCCTGCAGCGGCATCGGCACCAAGCTGGAGGTGGATGAGGAACTCATCGTTCCCAACACGGAGCTGTCACTGTCCGAAGGGGCCATCGCTCCGTGGTCCCTGGGCACCGCCACCACCGAGTACTGGAACCGGCTCCTGGAAGGCCTGGCAAAGGAACTTGGCTTCTCCATGGAGACCCCGTGGGAGAAGCTGGGCAGCGATGTCCGCCAGACGGTGCTGCACGGCAAGGACCACAAGGTTGTGGTGCAGTACAAGAACCGGTTCGGCCGGGAACGGAAGTACAGCACCGGGTTCGAGGGTGCCATCCAGTACGTCCACCGCAAGCACGGCGAGACGGACTCGGATTGGGCCCGGGACCGCTACGAAGAGTACATGCGGCAGATTCCCTGCCCCGCCTGCAACGGCGCCCGGCTCAACCCGGCTTCCCTGTCCGTGCTGATCAACGGCAAGTCCATCGCCGACGTCGCCGCCCTGCCCATGCGCGACTGCGCTGATTTCCTGAACAATCTGGTGCTCACCGGCCGTGAGGCGCAGATTGCACACCAGGTGCTGAAGGAGATCCAGGCGCGCCTGACCTTCCTGCTCGACGTCGGGCTGGAGTACCTGAACCTCGAGCGGCCGTCGGCCACGCTGTCCGGCGGCGAAGCCCAGCGAATCCGGCTGGCCACCCAGATCGGCTCCGGCCTGGTCGGTGTGCTCTACGTCCTGGACGAGCCTTCCATCGGCCTGCACCAGCGCGACAACCGGCGCCTGATCGATACGCTCACCCGGCTCCGGGACATGGGCAACACACTCATCGTGGTGGAGCATGACGAGGACACCATCCACGTGGCGGACTGGGTGGTGGACATCGGACCCGGCGCCGGCGAGCACGGCGGCCAGGTGGTCCACTCCGGCTCCTACAAGGATCTGCTGGAAAACACCGCTTCACTCACCGGCGACTACCTCTCCGGACGCAAGAAAATCGACGTCCCCAAGAAACGCCGGAAGTATGACAAAAAGCGTGAACTGAAGGTTGTCGGCGCGCGGGAGAACAACCTCGTCAACGTGGATGCCGCGTTCCCGCTGGGCCTCTTTACGGCCGTGACCGGCGTCAGCGGTTCCGGCAAGTCCACACTGGTAAACGAGATCCTGTACAAGGTCCTGGCCAACAAGCTCAACGGCGCCAAGCAGGTGGCCGGCCGGCATAAGACCGTCCAGGGCCTGGAACACCTGGACAAGGTGGTGCACGTTGACCAGAGCCCCATCGGCCGCACGCCGCGTTCCAACCCGGCCACGTATACGGGCGTCTTTGACAACATCCGCAAGCTGTTCGCCGAGACCACCGAAGCGAAGGTCCGCGGTTACCTGCCGGGCCGGTTCTCCTTCAACGTTAAGGGCGGGCGCTGCGAGGCGTGCTCCGGCGACGGAACGCTGAAGATCGAAATGAACTTCCTGCCGGACGTCTATGTTCCGTGCGAGGTGTGCCACGGTGCCCGGTACAACCGCGAAACCCTGGAAGTGCACTACAAGGGCAAGACCATCGCGGACGTGCTCAACATGCCCATTGAGGAGGGCGCAGAGTTCTTCGCCGCCTTCTCTCCGATTGCGCGCCACCTGAACACCCTGGTGGACGTGGGCCTTGGCTATGTCCGCCTTGGCCAGCCTGCCACTACGCTGTCCGGCGGCGAGGCCCAACGCGTCAAGCTTGCCGCGGAACTGCAGAAGCGGTCCAATGGCCGCAGCGTGTATGTCCTTGATGAGCCCACCACGGGCCTCCACTTCGAGGACATCCGCAAGCTGTTGATGGTCCTGCAGGGGCTGGTGGACAAGGGCAATACCGTCATCACCATCGAACACAACCTCGACGTCATCAAAAGTGCCGACTGGATTGTGGACCTGGGTCCCGACGGCGGTTCGGGAGGCGGCCAGATCGTCGCTGCCGGCACGCCCGAACAGCTCGCCAAGTCCACCACCAGCCACACTGCTGCCTTCCTGGCCGAAATCCTGCCGTAG